A region of the Pseudarthrobacter oxydans genome:
CCCTCAGGGCATTCTTGTACTCGACCCCGGCTTCATCGTTGCCAATGACGATGCGCCACCCTGCTGCCGCGCCCTGTCCGGGATTCTGTCCTGTGTTCTGTCCTGCGCTCATTCTTGTGCTCCATTTCCGGCCGCGGAAGCGGCCAGCCGGGAATCAGTCAGTGGGTTGTCGGCTGTGCCGGATTCGGCATAGCGTGCTATGCGGGAGGCGATGAGGCCGAAGGATACGGCTCCGGGGTCGGGATGCCCCAGGCTCTTCTCCGCCAGGGGCCGGGCACGGCCCTTGAGCGGTCGGAGGGAAGCCGTGGCATCGGCCGCCTCCCGGGCAGCAGCGGCCGCCGCCGCCAGTGCCCCCTTGACCTGCGTGCCGCCGTCGAACGCTGCCCGGAAAGCCTCCTGGTAGGGAAGCAGCGCGTCCACCATGGTTTTGTCGCCAGGTTCAGCCCCGCCCAGTCCGGTGATGGCATCCACGAACGCGGTCACGGCAGCGGCCGCGTCGCCGCCGCGGTACGAGTCCTTGTTGCCGAGCGCGAGCCCGGCCGCAATCACGGCTGATCCCCACAACGCACCGGAGGTGCCGCCGGCACGTTCACTCCAGGCCTCCCCGGCCGACGTCAGCACGCGCTCCACGGAAACTCCGGCAGCCGCTGCTTCAGCCGCGGCCGCCGCTGCCGCGTCCACGCCGCGGCGCATGCCGATGCCGTGGTCGCCGTCGCCCGCGATGGCGTCCAGGTTCCCCAGTTCCTCTTCATGCTCGACGACGACGCCCTGCACCTGGGCGAGCACGGCGGCGGCCAGCCGGCCCAGCTCGGCTGCTGCCGCCGTCGTGTTCTCCGCTTCACCGGCCACGGCGTCTTCCGGTCCGGCCAGCTCACGGCGGGCCCGCGGAGCCAGGTTGCCCTTGCGGAAGGCGGGGGTGTCGGCAGGTGCGGCCCAGTACCGCTCCAGCTCGTCGTCCAGCCAGAGCAGGGTGAGGGAGAGTCCGGACATGTCCAGGCTGGTGACCAGCTCGCCGCACTCGGGCTCCACCACCGTCAGGCCGGCGGCGGTGAGGAGCTTTTCGATCTTCCCGAAAAGCAGGAACAGCTCGTCGTACTTGACCGTGCCCAGGCCGTTGACGATGGCCACCACACGGTTCCCGGCGTCGTCGGGCTTGTCCGCCAGGAGCCTGGAGACCAGCAGTTCGGCGAGTTCGGAGGCGGTGGGCATGGGGTGTTCGGAGATGCCCGGCTCGCCGTGGATGCCGAGGCCCAGCGACATCTGCCCGGCGGGCACGTGGAACAGCGGCGCGTCCGCTCCCGGCAGCGTGCAGCCGTCAAAGGCCACGCCCAGGGAACGGGTGCGGTAGTTGGTCCGGATGGCCAGGCGTTCGACGGCGCCGAGGTCCAGTCCTGCTTCGGCCGCGGCGCCGGCAATTTTGAAGACCGTCAGGTCCCCGGCAATGCCGCGGCGCTTCTCGATCTGGTCCAGCGGAGCGCTGGCGATGTCGTCCGTGACCAGGACGGTGCGGGTTTCGATGCCTTCGGCGTTGAGCCGCAGCTGGGCCTGGCCGAAGTGGAGCACGTCGCCGGCGTAGTTGCCGTAACTCAGCAGCACGCCCCCGCCCGCGTTGGCGGCCTTGGCCACCCGGTAGACCTGGCCGGCTGCCGGGGAAGCGAACATGTTGCCGCAGGCGGAGCCCGTGGCGAGGCCCGGTCCCACGAGGCCTGCGAAGGCCGGGTAGTGGCCGGATCCGCCGCCCACCACCAGGGCCACTTGGCCGGCGGGCACCTCGGTGGAGCGGACCACGCCGCCGTCCACCCGGGCGACGTACCCGCGGTTGGCTGCCACAAAGCCGTCCAGTGCCTCATCCGCGAAATCAGCGGGGTTGTCGAAGATCTGGGTCATGGTTTCCTCATTGAATCCGAGTTGGAGAAGTAAAGCCGGGAGTCTGAATTGGTGCGGCCGCCACCGAATGCATGCCGGCCGCACCAGGCGCCATGGATCAGACGCTGCTGAGTTCCGGGGCGGGCAGCTGCCTCCCCTGCGCCACCCGGCTCTGCCCGAGTGCGTAGCCGTCGGTCTTGGGGAGGACGTGGCGGCGGAGGTAGTCCTGGTTGCTGGCGGTGACGCTCAGTCCGTCGCCGCCGTAGTGCTCGGTGCAAAGGATGCCCTGGAAGCCCACGGACAAGGCGACTTTGAAGGCCTCGCGGTAGTTGATGAGGCCGCTCTCCATGGGTGCCGGCATGGCGACATACATGTCGCGGGCCGTGTCCTCGTCCCGGATGTAGTTCTTCATGTGCCAGTAGTTGGAGTACGGCAGGGTCTTGGCCACCATCTCGCGCCAGTCCTCGATGGGCCGGTGCAGCCGGATGAGGTTGCCGAGGTCCGGGTTGAGGCCGACGTTGGCGAGGCCGATGTCCTGGACCATCTTCACGGAGGAGTCGGCGGTGCCCAGGTACGTGTCCTCGTACATTTCCAGGGACAGCAGGACGCCCACCTCGGCCGCGTGCCGGCCCAGTTCACGGAGGCGCGTCACGGCGTTGTTCCACGCTTCCCTGTTGCCTTCGGGGTCCTTGTAGCCTTCCACCGTCCAGAACCACAGCTGCTTCTGCTGCTCCGCCGTGATGGCCTGGTGGAGTCCAAAGGAGACAACCTCGCAGCCCAGCGCTGCTGCGGCGTCAATGGTGCGGTGGCTGTAGGCCAGGTTTTCTTCCCACCTGCCTTCTTCGATGACGCTGCGGCGGATAGCCGAGATGACCGGTACGCCGATCCCAACAGCGTCCGCGGCCTCCTTGAACTCGGCCAGGCGCCCCTGGCTCAGATCGCCCGGCCGGACCCAGCTGTCCGTGAGGTCGGCATTGGCGAAGCCGGCCTCCTTCACCTCGGACAGGACGCCGGCCCAGACGGAGGCTTCCGCGTCGTTCACGTGGACACCCCGGGCGTCTGTTGCCGGAAACTGCAGCAGTGCTGCAGTGATGGGCCAGTTGTCGGCTGTGTACGCCATGGTGTAGCTCCCTTGCTAGATCCTCTTTCCTATAGGATTTATTATTAACGGGGTGTTGTCAAGGTCACACAAAGGCGGGGGCAACCCAACTAAGTAGCGCCAAGTGTCGTTTTGGCGGTTCAAAACGACACTTGGCGCTACCTAGTTGGGCGGGAGGGCTGGTTCAGCCTGGCGGGGCGTCAGCCATGGCACGCGCACGGACCTGCCGGATGTGCTCGGCCATCGCGGCCTCCGCCGTGCCGGGGTTGCCCGATGCAAGGGCCTTCAGGACAGCCTGGTGTTCGGCGATTGCACTGTCGGCGTCGGTAATTCCCACTCCCCCGAAGAGCCTGAACCGCTGGATCTGGCCGCCGAGGGACGCATAGGCGGCTTCCATGAACTGGTTGCCGGTGTGCCGGGCGATGAGCTGGTGAAAACGCTCGTCCGCTTCCAGGTAGTCCTTGAACTCGGCGAAGGACGGGCCCCTTGGAGCGGCCTTCAGGTCCTCCACCGCGGTTTCCAGTTCGGCCAGGCCCTTCTGGCCGATCCGTTCACAGGCCAGCTTGGCGTTCACGGGTTCGATAGCCAGCCGCGCCTCCATGAGCTCGGCGAAGTCCTCCCTTGTGAAGACCGGAGCCACCCGGTACCCCTTGAGGGCCACCCTCCGGACCATGCCCGTGTGCTCCAGCCTCGCCAGCGCCTCGCGGACAGGCGTGGGCGAAACGTCGAGGTCCCGGGCGGTGCCGTCAATGCTGACCACGGCTCCCGGCGCCAGGCGGCCGTCCATAAGGGACGCCAGGAGTTCCGCGTAGACGTGGTCGGCGAGCACCTGGCGGTTGACAGCGCGGCCGGGCCGGCGGGCCGTCGCCATGTCCTCCGGCCGGGGCCCGTTGTCCTGGGGGGCTTTCTGCATGTTCAGATCCTATAGGGTTCCAACGATCCGGGACCTGCCACCCGGCCGCGGCCCCGCGGGCAGGCTAGGCACCGAAAAGCCCCGTCCAGGCTTGCCGGGACGGGGCTTGTCAGTTTGGCTATGCGAGCAGGGAAGGCTTCAGCTGCTGAAGCCGGCCCAGGAGACCGTTGATGAATTGGGGCGACTCGTCAGTGGAAAGCGTCTTGGCCAACGCCACCGCTTCGCTCACCGCCACGCCGTCCGGAATATCGTCGTTGTACAGGAGTTCCCAAGTGCCGATGCGCAAAATGATGCGGTCCACCGACGGCATCCGCTCAAGGCTCCAGCCCTGGGAGTACGTCTCCAGGAACTCGTCGATGGCGGTTTGCTGGGACAGCACGCCCTCAACGATTTCGATGGTGTACGGGTTGATTACCTGGTCGGTCTTTTCCCGCCGGGAGCGGATCACGTCAAAGGCCGAAACCGAGCGCTGCTCAGCTTCGAAAAGAACGTCCAGTGCCCTGTTACGGGCTTTACCGCGTGCGCTCACTACTCAGTGACCCGGCCCAGGTAGCTGCCGTCGCGGGTGTCTACCTTGACCTTGGTGTTGTTTTCAATGAACAGCGGAACCTGGATCTCGTACCCGGTTTCCAGGGTTGCGGGCTTGGTGCCTGCGGAGGAGCGGTCGCCCTGCAGGCCCGGCTCGGTGTAGGTGATTTCCAGCACGACGCTGGGCGGGAGTTCGATGTACAGCGGGGTGCCCTCGTGAATGGCGATGTTGACCATCTGGTTCTCGAGCATGAAGTTGGTGGCATCGCCTACCGTTGCGCCGGAGACAGTGATCTGGTCGAAGTCCGAGGTGTCCATGAAC
Encoded here:
- the dhaL gene encoding dihydroxyacetone kinase subunit DhaL, with translation MTQIFDNPADFADEALDGFVAANRGYVARVDGGVVRSTEVPAGQVALVVGGGSGHYPAFAGLVGPGLATGSACGNMFASPAAGQVYRVAKAANAGGGVLLSYGNYAGDVLHFGQAQLRLNAEGIETRTVLVTDDIASAPLDQIEKRRGIAGDLTVFKIAGAAAEAGLDLGAVERLAIRTNYRTRSLGVAFDGCTLPGADAPLFHVPAGQMSLGLGIHGEPGISEHPMPTASELAELLVSRLLADKPDDAGNRVVAIVNGLGTVKYDELFLLFGKIEKLLTAAGLTVVEPECGELVTSLDMSGLSLTLLWLDDELERYWAAPADTPAFRKGNLAPRARRELAGPEDAVAGEAENTTAAAAELGRLAAAVLAQVQGVVVEHEEELGNLDAIAGDGDHGIGMRRGVDAAAAAAAEAAAAGVSVERVLTSAGEAWSERAGGTSGALWGSAVIAAGLALGNKDSYRGGDAAAAVTAFVDAITGLGGAEPGDKTMVDALLPYQEAFRAAFDGGTQVKGALAAAAAAAREAADATASLRPLKGRARPLAEKSLGHPDPGAVSFGLIASRIARYAESGTADNPLTDSRLAASAAGNGAQE
- a CDS encoding sugar phosphate isomerase/epimerase family protein, whose amino-acid sequence is MAYTADNWPITAALLQFPATDARGVHVNDAEASVWAGVLSEVKEAGFANADLTDSWVRPGDLSQGRLAEFKEAADAVGIGVPVISAIRRSVIEEGRWEENLAYSHRTIDAAAALGCEVVSFGLHQAITAEQQKQLWFWTVEGYKDPEGNREAWNNAVTRLRELGRHAAEVGVLLSLEMYEDTYLGTADSSVKMVQDIGLANVGLNPDLGNLIRLHRPIEDWREMVAKTLPYSNYWHMKNYIRDEDTARDMYVAMPAPMESGLINYREAFKVALSVGFQGILCTEHYGGDGLSVTASNQDYLRRHVLPKTDGYALGQSRVAQGRQLPAPELSSV
- a CDS encoding GntR family transcriptional regulator encodes the protein MATARRPGRAVNRQVLADHVYAELLASLMDGRLAPGAVVSIDGTARDLDVSPTPVREALARLEHTGMVRRVALKGYRVAPVFTREDFAELMEARLAIEPVNAKLACERIGQKGLAELETAVEDLKAAPRGPSFAEFKDYLEADERFHQLIARHTGNQFMEAAYASLGGQIQRFRLFGGVGITDADSAIAEHQAVLKALASGNPGTAEAAMAEHIRQVRARAMADAPPG
- the nusB gene encoding transcription antitermination factor NusB, which codes for MSARGKARNRALDVLFEAEQRSVSAFDVIRSRREKTDQVINPYTIEIVEGVLSQQTAIDEFLETYSQGWSLERMPSVDRIILRIGTWELLYNDDIPDGVAVSEAVALAKTLSTDESPQFINGLLGRLQQLKPSLLA
- the efp gene encoding elongation factor P, producing the protein MATTNDIKNGTVLKLEGQLWNIIEFQHVKPGKGGAFVRTKMRNVMSGKVVDKTFNAGLKIETATVDRRDYQYLYQDGADFVFMDTSDFDQITVSGATVGDATNFMLENQMVNIAIHEGTPLYIELPPSVVLEITYTEPGLQGDRSSAGTKPATLETGYEIQVPLFIENNTKVKVDTRDGSYLGRVTE